The Chloroflexota bacterium genome has a window encoding:
- the iolD gene encoding 3D-(3,5/4)-trihydroxycyclohexane-1,2-dione acylhydrolase (decyclizing): MGVVRLTVGQAIVRYMALQYVERDGHQQRFIAGVWGIFGHGNVAGLGQALEELGDAEEMPYLRPQNEQAQVHMAAAFARHRNRLQTYACISSVGPGALNMVTGAAGATVNRIPVLLLPSDYFANRIPDPVLQQVEHPIERDSSANDAFRPVSRFFDRISRPEQLIASLPEAFRVLTDPAETGAVTISLPEDVQSEAHDWPDRLFERRVWRVRRPLPEKADLADAVRLLTAAKAPLIVAGGGAVYSEATAELSAFATRFGIPVVETQAGKGALSWDHPMNAGPAGTNGGLAANRLARDADLVLCVGTRMGDFVTASKTTFQHPDVRFIGVNIGPMDAHKLRGLPLVADAREALRALDAALAAAGYAGTSAPYREQAATLKREWDAIVTDLRTVNGEPGNLGQAEVIGIVNDAVGGHATVICAAGSLPGDLLRLWRVEDPKAYHVEYGFSCMGYEIAAGLGVALAEPDREVVVMVGDGSYLMMNSEIVTAVAEGLKLTIVVLDNHGFQCILALQRAVGVPDFGNELRFRDHASNRLTGPYVPIDFRQHAEAMGALALHACTPDELRDALAQARAADRITVIAVPTEPEKRVPGFESWWDVPVAATSGQEGVRDARKGYEHARRRQRTDLH; this comes from the coding sequence ATGGGCGTTGTCCGACTCACCGTGGGTCAGGCCATCGTTCGCTACATGGCCCTCCAGTACGTGGAGCGGGACGGCCACCAGCAGCGCTTCATCGCGGGTGTCTGGGGCATCTTCGGACATGGCAACGTGGCCGGCCTCGGGCAGGCCCTCGAGGAGCTCGGGGATGCCGAGGAGATGCCGTATCTCCGGCCGCAGAACGAGCAGGCGCAGGTACACATGGCTGCCGCGTTCGCCCGCCACCGCAACCGCCTGCAGACGTACGCCTGCATCTCGTCGGTCGGGCCTGGTGCGCTGAACATGGTCACCGGCGCCGCCGGGGCGACCGTCAACCGGATCCCGGTCCTCCTGTTGCCGAGCGACTACTTCGCGAATCGGATCCCCGATCCCGTGCTCCAGCAGGTCGAGCATCCGATCGAGCGTGACTCCAGCGCCAACGATGCCTTCCGCCCGGTCTCGCGGTTCTTCGATCGCATCTCGCGTCCGGAGCAGCTCATCGCCTCCCTGCCCGAAGCCTTCCGGGTGCTGACGGATCCGGCGGAGACCGGGGCGGTCACCATCTCCCTGCCCGAGGACGTCCAGTCGGAGGCGCACGACTGGCCCGATCGCCTCTTCGAGCGTCGCGTGTGGCGGGTGCGGCGCCCGCTGCCGGAGAAGGCCGATCTCGCGGACGCGGTCCGCCTCCTCACCGCGGCGAAGGCACCGCTGATCGTGGCCGGCGGCGGCGCGGTCTATTCCGAGGCGACGGCAGAGCTCTCGGCTTTCGCGACCCGCTTCGGCATCCCGGTGGTGGAGACACAGGCCGGCAAGGGCGCGCTCTCCTGGGACCACCCGATGAACGCGGGACCGGCCGGCACCAACGGCGGGCTGGCCGCGAACCGGCTGGCACGCGATGCCGACCTCGTCCTGTGCGTGGGCACCAGGATGGGCGACTTCGTGACCGCGTCGAAGACGACATTCCAGCATCCCGATGTCAGGTTCATCGGTGTCAACATCGGTCCGATGGATGCCCACAAGCTGCGTGGGTTGCCGCTCGTCGCCGACGCGCGCGAGGCTCTGCGCGCCCTCGACGCCGCACTCGCGGCGGCCGGATACGCGGGGACGTCCGCGCCCTATCGGGAGCAGGCGGCGACCCTGAAGCGCGAATGGGACGCGATCGTGACCGACCTGCGCACCGTGAACGGCGAGCCGGGCAATCTCGGGCAGGCCGAGGTGATCGGCATCGTCAACGATGCGGTCGGCGGCCACGCGACGGTGATCTGCGCGGCCGGCAGCCTGCCCGGCGACCTGCTGCGGCTGTGGCGGGTCGAAGACCCAAAGGCATATCACGTCGAGTACGGCTTTTCCTGCATGGGCTACGAGATCGCCGCCGGGTTGGGCGTGGCTCTCGCGGAGCCGGACCGCGAGGTCGTAGTGATGGTCGGCGACGGTTCGTACCTGATGATGAATTCGGAGATCGTCACGGCGGTCGCGGAGGGTCTGAAGCTCACGATCGTGGTCCTCGACAACCACGGTTTCCAATGCATCCTCGCGCTCCAGCGGGCGGTCGGCGTGCCGGACTTCGGCAACGAGCTCCGTTTCCGCGACCATGCCAGCAACCGGTTGACCGGCCCGTATGTGCCGATCGACTTCCGACAGCACGCCGAGGCGATGGGCGCGCTCGCCCTGCACGCCTGCACGCCGGACGAGCTGCGCGACGCACTCGCCCAGGCCCGGGCGGCTGACCGGATCACCGTGATCGCGGTTCCGACGGAACCCGAAAAGCGGGTCCCAGGCTTTGAATCCTGGTGGGACGTGCCGGTCGCGGCGACAAGCGGGCAGGAGGGTGTCCGCGACGCGAGGAAAGGCTACGAACACGCCCGCCGCCGACAACGGACCGATCTGCATTGA
- a CDS encoding DegT/DnrJ/EryC1/StrS family aminotransferase yields the protein MPGPGVELIGAEETAEVLQVLQSGFLSRYGPSDNPAFGAKVHHVEEAIAKLTNVRYGLALHGGGSAAIWITLLSLGIGAGDEVIVPGFTYVASISAIVYAGATPVLAEVDQTFDLDPVDVEAKITPRTAAILVVHMLGAPARLNELKAIADRHGIPLVEDCAQAFGATYQGRGVGGIGTAGTFSFNEYKTITCGDGGMIVTDDQALYERAFAMHDQGHAPFRLESKYAPRPFLGMNFRMTELSGAVLLAQVRKLDVITSHLRANKAIVKDMLMEVPAIDFRTLTDAEGDLATHLVVVLPSGEMARRVAEEVGALTLSESGWHTYSKMNHLLEKRTVSGKGCPFDCGDAGHSHGDYRVGMLPRTDALLERSISIGIGVRDANLAPFGLRMRDGETEARKVGATFRDAVIKHRA from the coding sequence ATGCCCGGACCCGGGGTCGAGCTGATCGGTGCCGAGGAGACGGCCGAGGTGTTGCAGGTGCTTCAGAGTGGCTTCCTGAGCCGCTACGGCCCCTCGGACAATCCCGCCTTCGGCGCGAAGGTCCATCACGTGGAGGAAGCGATCGCCAAGCTGACCAACGTCCGCTACGGGCTGGCCCTCCACGGCGGTGGCTCGGCTGCGATCTGGATCACCCTCCTGAGCCTGGGTATCGGGGCCGGCGATGAGGTGATCGTGCCGGGCTTCACGTACGTCGCCTCCATCTCGGCCATCGTCTACGCCGGCGCGACGCCGGTCCTGGCGGAGGTCGACCAGACCTTCGATCTCGACCCGGTGGACGTTGAAGCCAAGATCACCCCGCGGACGGCGGCCATCCTCGTCGTCCATATGCTCGGCGCGCCGGCGCGCCTCAACGAGTTGAAGGCCATCGCCGATCGCCACGGCATCCCGCTCGTCGAGGACTGCGCCCAGGCATTCGGCGCCACCTACCAGGGCAGGGGTGTCGGCGGGATCGGGACGGCAGGCACGTTCAGCTTCAACGAGTACAAGACGATCACCTGCGGCGACGGCGGGATGATCGTCACCGACGACCAGGCGCTGTACGAACGCGCCTTCGCCATGCACGATCAGGGTCACGCCCCGTTCCGGCTCGAATCCAAGTACGCACCCCGCCCGTTTCTGGGCATGAATTTCCGGATGACCGAGCTGTCCGGCGCCGTACTGCTGGCGCAGGTCCGCAAGCTGGACGTGATCACGTCGCATCTGCGGGCCAACAAGGCGATCGTCAAGGACATGCTGATGGAGGTCCCGGCGATCGACTTTCGGACGCTGACCGACGCGGAGGGGGACCTGGCCACCCATCTTGTGGTCGTGCTCCCGTCCGGCGAGATGGCCCGCAGGGTAGCCGAGGAGGTCGGTGCCCTGACCCTGTCAGAGTCGGGCTGGCACACCTACAGCAAGATGAACCATCTGTTGGAGAAGCGGACCGTGTCCGGCAAGGGCTGCCCGTTCGATTGCGGCGACGCCGGCCATAGTCACGGTGACTACCGGGTCGGGATGCTGCCCCGGACCGACGCCCTGCTCGAGCGCTCGATCAGTATCGGGATCGGCGTCCGCGACGCGAACCTGGCGCCGTTCGGGCTCCGGATGCGCGACGGGGAAACCGAGGCTCGAAAGGTCGGGGCCACATTCCGGGATGCCGTGATCAAGCACCGGGCGTGA
- a CDS encoding 5-dehydro-2-deoxygluconokinase, whose translation MIEAVVIGRVGVDFTPATPRMSLAATDAFVRAVGGFAGNIGTGLARLGIGTAVISGVGDDGHGDHVRAFLAREGIDVGPIVTRPGSRTQVAFFEVWPPEHFPVTFYRPPPSPETQLTVADLPTELLEQAPLTIVSGTLLATEPARSTTFRMLEGRLASRHRRPASWTILDLDWRPTLWDDADEAPVVIERAARMCDVLIGSDGEFVAARLGPDVAQDPGPTLIVLKHGPHGVSLVTSMRRHSLPGIAIEVLCGIGAGDALTAAFAAGLLRGIDPAVAVQRGNAAGAIVASRLMCSTAMPTPDEIDRLLARLAAGPQEALP comes from the coding sequence ATGATCGAGGCCGTCGTCATCGGCAGGGTCGGAGTCGACTTCACGCCGGCGACGCCACGGATGTCGCTGGCCGCCACTGACGCGTTCGTCAGGGCCGTCGGCGGATTTGCCGGGAACATCGGCACCGGCCTCGCCCGATTGGGGATCGGCACCGCGGTGATCTCCGGGGTCGGCGACGACGGGCACGGCGACCACGTGCGTGCGTTCCTCGCACGGGAAGGGATCGACGTCGGGCCGATCGTGACGCGCCCGGGTTCCAGGACACAGGTCGCCTTCTTCGAAGTCTGGCCGCCGGAGCACTTCCCGGTGACCTTCTACCGGCCCCCACCCTCGCCCGAGACGCAGTTGACGGTCGCCGACCTCCCGACGGAACTGCTCGAGCAGGCGCCGCTGACCATCGTCTCGGGGACACTCCTGGCGACCGAGCCGGCGCGCTCCACGACGTTCCGGATGCTCGAGGGTCGCCTGGCCTCCCGCCACCGACGCCCTGCCTCATGGACGATCCTCGATCTCGACTGGCGCCCGACCCTGTGGGACGACGCAGACGAGGCCCCCGTCGTCATCGAGCGGGCGGCCCGGATGTGCGACGTCCTCATCGGTAGCGACGGGGAGTTCGTGGCGGCGCGCCTTGGCCCGGACGTCGCCCAGGACCCGGGTCCCACTCTGATCGTGCTCAAGCACGGTCCGCACGGTGTCTCGCTGGTGACGAGTATGAGGCGGCACTCCCTGCCGGGGATCGCCATTGAGGTGCTGTGCGGGATCGGTGCCGGCGACGCGCTCACTGCCGCATTCGCGGCCGGTCTCCTGCGCGGTATCGACCCGGCGGTCGCCGTGCAGCGAGGTAACGCCGCGGGGGCGATCGTCGCGTCGCGACTCATGTGCAGCACGGCGATGCCGACCCCGGACGAGATCGACAGGCTGCTCGCACGACTCGCGGCGGGACCGCAGGAGGCGCTCCCGTGA
- the iolB gene encoding 5-deoxy-glucuronate isomerase produces the protein MTTPDRPTGPVIHPAKLPMHIPPESLHIRPDADGAVATDPARSGWRYLSFRAFGLDADETVVLDRPDQEAAIVTISGGGVEIAFDRGPGLHLAGRPSVFEGMPWSAYIPAGTTARIIGRPLPGRRAVVAVAQAPLTGRTGVATGPVVVGPGDLEIEIRGAGNATRQVNNIMMPGFPADRLLICEVFTPSGNWSGWPPHKHDVDDPPREAVLEETYFYQMSRPEGWAIQRVYHRDGSRDRLMPVRHGDLVIVDQGYHPFASTQGYDAYYLNALAGDRRTMANTDDPDLAWVRSLWPAMAPDPRLPLVRP, from the coding sequence GTGACCACGCCCGACCGACCGACGGGACCGGTGATCCATCCGGCCAAGCTGCCGATGCACATTCCACCCGAGTCCCTCCATATCCGCCCCGACGCCGACGGCGCCGTGGCGACGGACCCGGCCCGCTCAGGCTGGCGGTACCTGTCGTTCCGGGCCTTCGGGCTCGACGCGGACGAGACGGTCGTCCTCGATCGTCCGGACCAGGAGGCCGCGATCGTCACCATCTCCGGCGGCGGCGTCGAGATCGCGTTCGATCGGGGTCCCGGCCTTCACCTCGCGGGCCGGCCATCGGTCTTTGAAGGCATGCCGTGGAGCGCCTACATCCCGGCCGGCACGACCGCGCGCATCATCGGCCGGCCACTCCCCGGGCGGCGGGCGGTCGTCGCAGTGGCACAGGCCCCGCTCACCGGACGGACCGGCGTCGCCACCGGGCCGGTCGTCGTGGGACCGGGAGACCTCGAGATCGAGATCCGCGGCGCCGGCAACGCCACCCGGCAGGTCAACAACATCATGATGCCGGGCTTTCCCGCAGACCGGCTGCTCATCTGCGAGGTGTTCACGCCATCGGGCAACTGGTCGGGCTGGCCGCCCCACAAGCACGACGTGGACGATCCGCCGCGGGAGGCAGTCCTTGAGGAGACGTACTTCTACCAGATGAGCCGGCCCGAGGGTTGGGCGATCCAGCGTGTCTACCACCGCGACGGCTCCCGTGATCGGCTGATGCCGGTCCGACACGGCGACCTGGTGATCGTCGACCAGGGCTATCACCCGTTCGCCTCGACCCAGGGCTATGACGCCTACTACCTGAACGCGCTGGCCGGCGATCGGCGCACGATGGCCAACACGGACGACCCCGACCTCGCCTGGGTCCGCTCCCTGTGGCCCGCGATGGCGCCGGATCCCCGGCTGCCCCTCGTTCGGCCGTGA
- a CDS encoding EamA family transporter, with protein MAGVMIVGSLLVLPVAVAVSPLPAVPAVPVETLILAALAGAANVGGLLLAYAAYRIGAVGIISTIGSTEGAIAAVLSVLAGQTLAAGSGPALVVVVVGVVLAATSGGHELEDGVAISRAQSLRAAELAACAASLFGLGLFVTGQVSATLPAAWIILAGRLVGVAAVGIPLFLTGRLRFPQAALPFVLVTGFIEVVGFASFSAGARENVALTSVLASTFAPVAAVAAFVLFRERLAPRQIVGIAFVVVGIAVLGVLAAS; from the coding sequence GTGGCCGGGGTCATGATCGTGGGGTCCCTCCTCGTGCTGCCGGTCGCCGTGGCGGTGTCGCCGCTGCCCGCCGTCCCAGCGGTACCAGTCGAGACCCTCATCCTGGCGGCGCTGGCCGGCGCCGCGAACGTAGGCGGTCTGCTGCTTGCCTATGCCGCCTATCGGATCGGTGCCGTCGGGATCATCTCGACGATCGGATCGACGGAGGGCGCGATCGCGGCGGTATTGTCCGTCCTGGCCGGGCAGACGCTCGCGGCGGGATCGGGGCCTGCCCTGGTCGTGGTCGTGGTCGGCGTGGTACTGGCAGCGACAAGCGGCGGTCATGAGCTCGAAGACGGCGTCGCGATCAGCCGTGCGCAGTCCCTGCGGGCGGCGGAGTTGGCGGCCTGTGCGGCAAGCCTGTTCGGGCTGGGACTATTCGTGACCGGGCAGGTCAGTGCGACGCTCCCGGCGGCATGGATCATCCTCGCAGGCCGGCTCGTCGGCGTCGCCGCGGTGGGTATTCCACTCTTCCTCACGGGGCGCCTCCGGTTCCCCCAAGCGGCCCTCCCCTTCGTCCTGGTGACCGGGTTCATCGAGGTCGTGGGCTTCGCCTCGTTTTCCGCCGGGGCTCGCGAGAACGTCGCTCTCACCTCGGTGCTCGCCTCGACGTTCGCGCCGGTCGCCGCGGTGGCCGCCTTCGTCCTCTTCAGGGAGCGCCTCGCCCCACGCCAGATAGTGGGGATCGCTTTCGTTGTCGTCGGCATCGCCGTCCTGGGGGTGCTCGCCGCGTCATGA
- a CDS encoding sugar phosphate isomerase/epimerase, which produces MRLVYNSNSTMHLPVLMQIRVARETGWDGIFVRQEPVRRYLAQGYDPESLRDALQGLEPVNLGALPDVERWRAHERAAMLREAEALTELAVDIGASHVQLLTGPVTPGGSYSGPAELSPAELRRVTADGMRAVADLGAPHGIRYYLEPVAWTPLAPLARAVEAVDATERDSVGLVLDFWHLWQCGTTPDEVAGLEPRIIFGVDFADSLGPAGRPGPDQRSRCVWPGEGVIPLRAWVDAVRSTGFDGWWDNELYSPLHWESADPFAVGAGLLEVLRKLLRD; this is translated from the coding sequence ATGCGCCTGGTCTACAACTCCAACTCGACGATGCACCTGCCGGTGCTGATGCAGATCCGCGTCGCGAGGGAAACCGGCTGGGACGGGATCTTCGTGCGGCAGGAACCTGTCCGGAGGTACCTGGCGCAGGGATACGACCCTGAGAGTCTGCGCGACGCGTTGCAGGGTCTCGAGCCCGTGAACCTCGGCGCGCTCCCCGACGTCGAACGCTGGCGAGCGCATGAGCGGGCGGCGATGCTGCGTGAGGCCGAGGCGCTCACCGAGCTTGCCGTCGACATCGGCGCGTCCCATGTGCAGCTCCTGACCGGCCCCGTCACGCCGGGCGGCTCGTACAGTGGACCGGCCGAGCTGTCCCCGGCCGAGTTGCGACGGGTCACGGCGGACGGGATGCGGGCCGTCGCCGATCTCGGCGCCCCGCACGGGATCCGGTACTACCTGGAGCCGGTGGCGTGGACGCCGCTCGCTCCGCTTGCCCGGGCGGTCGAGGCCGTCGACGCGACCGAGCGTGACAGCGTGGGCCTGGTCCTCGACTTCTGGCACTTGTGGCAATGCGGAACCACGCCGGACGAGGTCGCCGGCCTCGAGCCGCGGATCATCTTCGGGGTCGACTTTGCGGATTCGCTCGGACCGGCCGGCAGGCCAGGGCCCGACCAGCGGTCTCGTTGCGTCTGGCCGGGTGAGGGCGTCATCCCGCTCCGGGCCTGGGTCGACGCCGTGCGCTCCACCGGCTTCGACGGCTGGTGGGACAACGAGCTCTACAGTCCGCTCCACTGGGAATCGGCCGATCCGTTCGCCGTCGGCGCAGGCCTGCTCGAGGTTCTCAGGAAGTTGCTGCGGGATTGA
- a CDS encoding LacI family DNA-binding transcriptional regulator, whose amino-acid sequence MAVDGNGPRRRILLKDVAQRANVSGSSASRALADDPRISLATRQAVKTAAADLQYVPNAAARSLRVRRTRTLGLLLPDLRDPVHGQVASAFEQEARQQGYCVMVVAGERDLVRERLALRIFAEHGTDGVAIVSSVLSPRELRERVDPDRLVLVWPDHRSLPRRDGPRVPGVIQTDDASGVRAAVDHLVESGCRQVAYVASGVRDSNTTRAETVAATLRSRGIRTPMHTFVGSVDAWRAPGDLAAEIAANLPEAIVCYDDQLALGLMDALRNLGLRVPDDVGIVGFDGIPYAGISNPRLTTVAVPSAEMGRIAASSLIRAVHEGVLPDGVMLPVEIVVRESTRSLPVRGGRS is encoded by the coding sequence ATGGCAGTGGATGGGAACGGTCCGCGCCGTCGCATCCTCCTGAAGGATGTCGCCCAACGGGCGAACGTCTCCGGCTCGTCCGCGTCTCGCGCCCTCGCGGACGACCCGCGCATCAGCCTCGCCACCCGCCAGGCGGTCAAGACCGCGGCAGCCGACCTGCAGTACGTACCGAATGCGGCAGCCCGCAGCCTCCGCGTCCGCCGGACGCGCACCTTGGGCCTCCTCCTGCCCGATCTGCGCGATCCCGTCCACGGGCAGGTCGCGTCCGCGTTCGAACAGGAAGCACGCCAGCAGGGGTATTGCGTGATGGTCGTGGCCGGCGAGCGGGATCTCGTGCGCGAGCGGCTGGCGCTGCGCATCTTCGCGGAGCACGGGACGGATGGCGTCGCGATCGTGTCGAGCGTGCTCTCGCCCAGGGAATTGCGGGAGCGGGTCGATCCGGACCGGCTCGTCCTCGTCTGGCCGGACCATCGCAGCCTGCCTCGCCGTGACGGTCCGCGCGTTCCCGGGGTGATCCAGACCGATGATGCGAGCGGCGTGCGAGCCGCGGTCGACCACCTGGTAGAGAGTGGTTGCCGACAAGTCGCGTACGTCGCGAGTGGTGTCCGCGACTCGAACACGACCCGCGCCGAGACTGTTGCGGCGACGCTGCGCAGTCGAGGCATCCGCACTCCGATGCACACGTTCGTGGGCTCCGTTGACGCGTGGCGCGCCCCTGGCGACCTCGCCGCCGAGATCGCGGCCAACCTGCCCGAGGCGATCGTCTGTTACGACGACCAACTGGCGCTCGGGCTCATGGATGCGCTCCGGAATCTCGGTCTCCGGGTCCCGGACGACGTCGGGATCGTCGGGTTCGACGGGATCCCGTACGCCGGGATCTCCAATCCCCGATTGACGACCGTGGCGGTGCCGTCCGCGGAGATGGGCCGCATCGCGGCTTCGTCTCTCATCCGGGCGGTCCACGAGGGCGTCCTGCCGGACGGCGTGATGCTGCCGGTGGAGATCGTCGTCCGCGAGAGCACGCGGAGCCTGCCGGTGCGCGGCGGTCGATCGTGA
- a CDS encoding transketolase: MDRAARRPADPLPLTPDGGVGPQADLDELARRGRLLVVDTVAHSGAGHIGGPLSAMDLLVALYFGVLRIRPDEPDWPDRDRFILSKGHSAIGLYVVMALRGYFPVAELASFDTGDSRLQGHPDMTRLPGLEASTGSLGQGLAVGLGIALGARMRGLGVHTFVMLGDGETQEGMVWESVMVAAKYGLGNLTAIVDCNGLQQYGWPPAPGDEGRGDRRDPLAGARLRDALEAFGWRVLEVDGHDVEAIVAACADARGAAAGSQPTAILARTVKGRGLSFTEGRFEWHARVATAHEVAAARLELGFEHPGEAGP, translated from the coding sequence ATGGATCGCGCCGCGCGACGTCCGGCCGATCCATTGCCGTTGACTCCGGACGGTGGAGTCGGTCCACAGGCCGACCTGGACGAGCTCGCCCGACGCGGCCGACTGCTGGTGGTCGACACGGTCGCGCACAGTGGCGCCGGTCATATCGGCGGGCCGTTGTCGGCCATGGACCTGCTCGTCGCGCTATACTTTGGGGTCCTCCGGATCCGTCCGGACGAGCCGGACTGGCCAGATCGCGACCGATTCATCCTGTCGAAGGGCCACTCCGCGATCGGGCTCTACGTGGTGATGGCGCTCCGCGGCTACTTCCCGGTGGCGGAGCTCGCGTCCTTCGATACCGGCGACAGCCGGCTGCAGGGTCATCCGGATATGACCCGACTGCCCGGTTTGGAGGCGTCAACGGGTTCGCTCGGCCAGGGCCTCGCGGTCGGACTCGGGATCGCCCTTGGGGCGCGGATGCGCGGTCTCGGCGTACACACCTTCGTCATGCTCGGTGACGGCGAGACCCAGGAGGGGATGGTCTGGGAGAGCGTGATGGTCGCCGCGAAGTACGGGCTCGGCAACCTCACGGCGATCGTCGACTGCAACGGCCTGCAGCAGTACGGCTGGCCGCCGGCGCCGGGCGACGAGGGCCGCGGCGATCGACGCGACCCGCTTGCCGGGGCCCGCCTCCGCGATGCGCTGGAAGCCTTCGGCTGGCGCGTGCTCGAGGTCGACGGCCACGACGTCGAGGCGATCGTCGCGGCCTGCGCGGATGCCCGCGGGGCGGCTGCGGGATCGCAGCCCACGGCCATCCTGGCGAGGACCGTGAAGGGGCGCGGCCTGTCGTTCACCGAGGGCCGCTTCGAGTGGCATGCTCGCGTCGCCACAGCCCACGAAGTGGCCGCAGCGAGACTCGAGCTCGGGTTCGAGCACCCCGGTGAGGCAGGGCCGTGA